The genomic stretch CGCTCCAGCACTTTCCGGACAGGGTGACGGTATCGTATCACCTAGTCGCGACACCCCGCTCACTGTCGAATGGCATGGGAAAAGTGGGCGCTGAAAGCAAAAAAGCCAGGCTTTCACCTGGCTTTTTAATTGTTGCCGGAAGCTTATTCGGCTTCTGCAACGTTTTCGACTTCCTCGACTTCCGGACGGTCAAGCAGTTCGACCAGTGCCATCGGTGCGTTGTCGCCGACGCGGAAACCGAACTTCAGGATGCGCAGGTAGCCACCCGGACGGTTTGCAAAACGCGGGCCCAGCACGTCGAACAGCTTCGTGACCGAGTCACGATCGCGCAGGCGGTTGAACGCCAGACGACGGTTAGCCAGCGACGGCTTCTTGCCGAGCGTGATCAGCGGCTCGACGACCTTACGGAGTTCCTTCGCCTTCGGCAGCGTCGTCTTGATGACTTCGTGCTCAATCAGCGAGTTGGACATGTTACGGAGCATTGCCAGACGGTGGCTGCTCGTGCGGTTCAGTTTCCGCAGACCATGACGGTGACGCATTTCAATTTCCTTGAATCAAAGTTTTGGTCCAGCTCTTCTATCGCTTTCGGTGACACGGAAAGCACGGGCCGGTATTGAAAAAGGCAAGACGCGGATTTTAAAGGAAAATCCGCGTCATTACCAGTTGCGGTACGACTTCAGTTCGACGGTATTACTTGTCGAGACCAGCGGGCGGCC from Paraburkholderia phymatum STM815 encodes the following:
- the rplQ gene encoding 50S ribosomal protein L17; amino-acid sequence: MRHRHGLRKLNRTSSHRLAMLRNMSNSLIEHEVIKTTLPKAKELRKVVEPLITLGKKPSLANRRLAFNRLRDRDSVTKLFDVLGPRFANRPGGYLRILKFGFRVGDNAPMALVELLDRPEVEEVENVAEAE